One Bacillus amyloliquefaciens DSM 7 = ATCC 23350 DNA window includes the following coding sequences:
- the rpoZ gene encoding DNA-directed RNA polymerase subunit omega → MLDPSIDSLMNKLDSKYTLVTVSARRAREMQIKKDQQIEHTISHKYVGKALEEIDAGLLSFEREDSE, encoded by the coding sequence ATGTTAGATCCGTCAATTGACTCTTTAATGAATAAATTAGATTCTAAATATACGCTGGTGACTGTGTCTGCAAGACGCGCGCGCGAAATGCAGATCAAAAAAGACCAGCAGATTGAACATACTATTTCTCACAAATATGTAGGCAAAGCTTTGGAAGAAATTGACGCGGGCCTGCTTTCGTTTGAAAGAGAAGACAGCGAATAA
- the gmk gene encoding guanylate kinase, with protein MKERGLLIVLSGPSGVGKGTVRQAIFSQEDTKFEYSISVTTRNPREGEVDGVDYFFKSRDEFERMIENNKLLEWAEYVGNYYGTPVDYVEQTLQEGKDVFLEIEVQGALQVRNAFPEGLFIFLAPPSLSELKNRIVTRGTETDDLIENRMKAAKAEIEMMDAYDYVVENDDIQTACDKINAIVLAEHLKRERVAPRYKKMLEVE; from the coding sequence ATGAAAGAAAGAGGGTTATTAATCGTTCTCTCAGGTCCCTCAGGAGTTGGAAAAGGAACGGTTCGGCAAGCAATATTTTCACAAGAAGACACGAAATTTGAATACTCAATTTCAGTCACGACGAGAAACCCGAGAGAGGGCGAGGTCGACGGCGTCGATTATTTCTTTAAATCAAGAGATGAATTCGAACGCATGATTGAAAACAACAAACTGCTTGAGTGGGCGGAATATGTCGGCAACTATTACGGAACGCCCGTCGATTATGTCGAACAGACGCTTCAAGAAGGAAAAGACGTCTTCTTAGAGATTGAAGTGCAGGGCGCGCTCCAAGTGCGGAATGCATTTCCGGAAGGCCTGTTTATCTTCTTAGCGCCGCCGAGTCTTTCTGAGCTGAAAAACAGAATCGTGACAAGAGGAACTGAAACCGACGATTTAATTGAAAACAGAATGAAGGCCGCCAAAGCTGAAATCGAAATGATGGACGCGTATGATTATGTCGTGGAAAACGATGACATCCAAACGGCTTGTGATAAGATTAACGCAATTGTTCTCGCCGAGCACTTAAAGCGTGAACGCGTTGCTCCGAGATATAAGAAAATGCTGGAGGTAGAATAA
- the remA gene encoding extracellular matrix/biofilm regulator RemA — translation MTIKLINIGFGNIISANRMISIVSPESAPIKRMIQDARDRGMLIDATYGRRTRAVVVMDSDHIILSAVQPETVAHRLSVKEEIMDEGQG, via the coding sequence ATGACGATTAAACTGATTAATATCGGATTTGGCAATATCATCTCCGCCAATCGGATGATTTCGATTGTCAGCCCGGAGTCTGCGCCAATAAAGCGAATGATTCAGGATGCAAGAGACCGCGGAATGCTAATAGACGCTACATACGGACGAAGAACCCGTGCAGTTGTCGTCATGGATAGTGATCACATTATCTTATCTGCCGTCCAGCCTGAGACAGTTGCACACAGACTTTCTGTGAAAGAAGAAATTATGGATGAAGGGCAGGGGTAA
- the priA gene encoding primosomal protein N' → MNVAEVIVDVSSKNIDRPFDYRIPDHLRGMIEVGMRVIVPFGPRKLQGFVTGLKDSSELNGGQMKEVEKLLDLTPVLTEELMQLSSWLSDKTLSFKITALQAMLPAALKAKYEKELKVVDEEALTPDIRQLFRNQKSLLYSDITDERILSALQKFVRKGSIDVTYKVAQKTNKKMIRMIEAGADKEELARHADSLTKQASKQLAVLTYFIDGGAKISAAELCQKTDSSSATLKTLLKKGLLTESFEEVYRDPYQDRMFKKTEPLSLTEEQQAAFEPIKKAVADHVHHVFLLHGVTGSGKTEIYLQSIEKVLAKGKEAIVLVPEISLTPQMVNRFKGRFGSQVAVMHSGLSTGEKYDEWRKIQRKEVKLVVGARSAIFAPFENLGMIIIDEEHESSYKQEEMPRYHAKDVAIRRAEHHSCPVVLGSATPTLESFARAKKGVYELLPLKHRVNRQLMPDVSLVDMREELRNGNRSMFSKELMEQLEEKLAKKEQAVLFLNKRGYSSFVMCRDCGYVPQCPHCDISMTYHRYGQRLKCHYCGHEEPVPGTCPECGSEHIRFFGTGTQRVEEELTKVLPQARVIRMDVDTTSRKGAHEKLLSAFGEGKADILLGTQMIAKGLDFPNVTLVGVLSADTTLHIPDFRAAEKTFQLLTQVSGRAGRHEKPGTVVIQTYTPSHYSIQLTKTHDYETFFQQEMAHRRAQSYPPYYYVALVTVSHEEAAKAAVTAEKITNYLRAGCGPDTKILGPAASPIARIKDRYRYQCVIKYRQENELQIQLKKILEHYKRDIAQKHVMISIDMNPYMLM, encoded by the coding sequence ATGAATGTGGCAGAAGTCATTGTCGATGTCAGCTCCAAAAACATTGACAGGCCCTTTGATTACAGAATTCCCGATCATTTAAGAGGGATGATCGAAGTCGGCATGCGGGTGATTGTCCCGTTCGGCCCGCGCAAGCTTCAAGGGTTCGTGACCGGTTTGAAAGATTCGTCTGAATTAAACGGCGGGCAAATGAAGGAAGTCGAGAAGCTTCTTGATTTGACACCCGTTTTGACGGAAGAGCTGATGCAGCTGTCTTCATGGCTTTCTGACAAAACGCTGTCGTTTAAAATCACGGCGCTTCAGGCAATGCTGCCGGCCGCGCTGAAGGCGAAGTACGAGAAAGAGCTGAAAGTCGTTGACGAAGAAGCGCTGACACCGGACATCAGGCAGCTTTTCAGAAATCAGAAGAGCCTTCTGTACTCAGATATTACCGATGAACGCATTCTTTCGGCACTGCAAAAATTCGTGCGCAAAGGAAGCATTGATGTCACCTATAAAGTCGCCCAGAAAACGAATAAAAAAATGATCCGCATGATTGAGGCGGGGGCAGACAAAGAAGAACTCGCCCGGCACGCAGATTCATTGACAAAACAGGCTTCTAAACAGCTTGCCGTGCTTACTTATTTTATTGACGGTGGAGCAAAGATTTCCGCGGCTGAGCTTTGCCAAAAGACCGATTCCAGTTCAGCGACGCTGAAAACGCTTCTTAAAAAGGGGCTTCTTACGGAAAGCTTTGAGGAGGTTTACCGCGATCCTTATCAGGACAGAATGTTCAAAAAAACAGAACCTCTCTCTCTTACTGAAGAGCAACAGGCCGCTTTTGAGCCGATTAAGAAGGCCGTAGCCGATCATGTTCATCACGTCTTTCTGCTTCACGGTGTGACAGGGAGCGGCAAAACGGAAATTTACCTGCAATCTATTGAAAAGGTGCTGGCTAAAGGAAAAGAAGCCATCGTGCTCGTTCCGGAAATCTCATTGACGCCGCAAATGGTCAATCGTTTTAAAGGCCGCTTCGGTTCACAGGTTGCGGTCATGCACAGCGGATTGTCCACAGGTGAAAAATACGATGAATGGCGGAAAATTCAGCGTAAGGAAGTAAAGCTTGTCGTCGGAGCCAGGTCGGCCATCTTTGCCCCATTTGAAAATCTCGGCATGATCATTATTGATGAAGAGCACGAATCCTCCTATAAGCAGGAGGAAATGCCGCGGTACCATGCAAAAGACGTAGCCATACGCAGGGCCGAGCATCACAGCTGTCCGGTCGTCCTCGGGAGCGCCACGCCGACATTGGAGTCATTCGCACGGGCGAAAAAAGGCGTTTATGAGCTGCTCCCGCTGAAACACCGCGTAAATCGCCAGCTCATGCCGGATGTATCTCTCGTTGATATGAGAGAAGAACTGCGAAACGGAAACAGATCGATGTTTTCAAAAGAGCTGATGGAACAGCTGGAGGAGAAGCTTGCGAAAAAAGAGCAGGCCGTTCTCTTTCTGAATAAACGGGGATATTCTTCGTTTGTGATGTGCCGGGACTGCGGTTATGTGCCCCAATGTCCGCATTGCGACATTTCAATGACCTATCACCGCTACGGACAAAGGCTCAAATGCCATTACTGCGGCCATGAGGAGCCTGTTCCGGGAACGTGCCCGGAATGCGGCAGTGAGCATATCCGCTTTTTCGGCACGGGAACGCAGCGTGTAGAGGAGGAGCTTACCAAAGTGCTGCCTCAGGCGCGCGTGATCAGGATGGATGTGGACACGACCTCAAGAAAAGGCGCTCATGAAAAGCTATTGTCAGCTTTCGGTGAAGGAAAAGCGGATATCCTGCTCGGTACGCAAATGATCGCAAAAGGGCTTGATTTTCCGAACGTGACGCTCGTCGGAGTATTAAGCGCAGATACGACGCTTCACATCCCTGATTTCAGGGCGGCGGAGAAGACATTTCAGCTGTTGACGCAGGTAAGCGGACGGGCCGGGCGGCATGAAAAGCCGGGAACGGTAGTCATACAAACGTACACACCGTCTCATTACAGCATTCAGCTGACGAAAACGCATGACTATGAAACTTTCTTTCAGCAGGAGATGGCGCACAGGCGGGCCCAGTCATATCCGCCTTATTATTACGTGGCGCTGGTGACCGTTTCTCATGAAGAAGCCGCAAAAGCCGCGGTCACCGCTGAAAAGATTACAAACTATTTAAGAGCGGGATGCGGACCGGACACGAAAATTCTCGGGCCGGCGGCTTCCCCGATTGCCAGGATCAAAGATAGATATCGCT
- a CDS encoding YicC/YloC family endoribonuclease: protein MIRSMTGFGSASSTKGDLSATVELKSVNYRFKEVNARLPRPLLYVEDKLKQMILQHIQRGRVELFLTVNSDALIKRSLKIDWELLDEYVSAARVMKERYSLAAEPDAMDFFTFEHIAQIHEEQMRDDKLEEVIREAAELAVKELCDMREKEGRLLAEDCFLHIGRLETLSEQVKDRASAVVIHYRERLYARMKEWTEDALDESRLVTECAIFADRSDITEEITRLKSHFVQFRDILKEGGAVGRKLDFLVQELNREANTIGSKANDHQITKLVVEMKSSIEKLKEQVQNIE from the coding sequence ATGATACGGAGTATGACAGGCTTCGGCAGCGCAAGCAGCACAAAAGGCGATCTCTCGGCAACCGTTGAATTGAAATCCGTCAATTACCGGTTCAAAGAAGTGAACGCCCGTCTGCCACGGCCTTTGCTATATGTAGAGGATAAGCTGAAACAAATGATATTGCAGCATATACAGCGCGGAAGAGTAGAGCTGTTTCTCACTGTAAACAGTGACGCGCTCATAAAAAGAAGCCTGAAAATTGATTGGGAGCTCCTTGATGAATATGTGAGCGCCGCACGTGTCATGAAAGAGCGCTACAGTCTGGCCGCAGAACCCGATGCAATGGATTTCTTTACATTTGAACATATTGCGCAGATTCACGAAGAGCAGATGCGTGATGACAAGCTTGAAGAAGTCATCAGGGAAGCCGCTGAACTTGCGGTAAAGGAACTTTGTGACATGAGGGAAAAAGAAGGCCGGCTTTTGGCGGAAGACTGTTTTCTGCACATTGGGCGGCTTGAGACGCTGTCCGAACAGGTGAAAGACCGCGCTTCGGCCGTTGTTATTCATTACCGCGAGCGTCTTTACGCCCGCATGAAGGAATGGACGGAGGACGCACTCGATGAAAGCAGGCTGGTCACGGAATGCGCCATTTTCGCCGACCGTTCCGATATTACGGAAGAAATTACCAGATTGAAGAGCCATTTTGTTCAATTCCGTGATATATTAAAAGAAGGCGGGGCAGTCGGACGCAAACTTGATTTCCTCGTGCAGGAGCTTAACCGCGAAGCGAACACGATCGGCTCAAAAGCCAATGATCATCAAATCACAAAGCTTGTCGTGGAAATGAAAAGTTCTATTGAAAAATTGAAGGAACAAGTGCAAAATATAGAATAG
- a CDS encoding calcium-translocating P-type ATPase, SERCA-type, with product MKFHEMGQTDLLKATNTSIKQGLTEKEVKKRLEKHGPNELQEGKRTPAIVVFFAQFKDFMVLVLLVATLISGFLGEYVDAVAIMAIVFVNGVLGFFQERRAEKSLHALKELSTPYVSALRDGSWKKIQSKELVPGDIVKFTSGDRIGADVRIVEAKSLEIEESALTGESIPVVKQADKLRKPDVSLGDINNMAFMGTIVTRGSGVGVVVGTGMNTAMGKIADMLESAGNLSTPLQRRLEELGKILIIIALLLTVLVVAVGVLQGHELYSMFLAGVSLAVAAIPEGLPAIVTVALSIGVQRMIKQKSIVRKLPAVETLGCASVICSDKTGTLTQNKMTVTHMWSGGKTFKVSGIGYEPAGEFTCDEREIKPKDEKILEQMLVFGALCNTSEIELKDGHYVLDGDPTEGALLTAARKGGYSNDWLSEQYRVVAEFPFDSVRKMMTVIVEDKEKKQFVITKGAPDVLIDRSSHMMHGGRSAPFSGEMKTETETILKELASQALRTIAIAYKPLKSGEKPTMEQAEKNLTMLGLSGMIDPPRPEVRQAIKECREAGIKTVMITGDHVETAKAIAKDLRLLPKKGRVMDGKTLNKLSEKELIETVDDVYVFARVSPEHKLKIVKAFQENGHVVAMTGDGVNDAPAIKQADIGVAMGVTGTDVAKEASSLILVDDNFATIKSAIKEGRNIYENIRKFVRYLLASNVGEILVMLFAMLLALPLPLVPIQILWVNLVTDGLPAMALGMDQPEDDLMRRKPRHPKEGVFARKLGWKVVSRGFLIGAATILAFIIVYHRNPENLPYAQTVAFATLVLAQLIHVFDCRSETSVFSRNPFENIYLLGAIVSSIFLMVIVIYYPPLQPIFKTVPITPGDWMLIVGMSGIPTFLLAGSLLTRKK from the coding sequence ATGAAGTTTCATGAAATGGGACAAACCGATTTACTGAAAGCAACAAATACGTCCATTAAACAGGGATTGACCGAAAAAGAGGTGAAAAAACGCCTTGAAAAGCACGGACCGAACGAGCTTCAGGAGGGCAAGAGGACACCGGCGATCGTCGTGTTTTTCGCCCAATTTAAGGATTTTATGGTGCTCGTGCTGCTGGTGGCAACCTTAATTTCCGGGTTTTTAGGCGAATATGTAGATGCCGTAGCTATTATGGCGATTGTATTTGTCAATGGGGTGCTCGGTTTTTTCCAAGAGAGGCGGGCGGAAAAGTCTTTACATGCATTAAAAGAGCTGTCAACGCCGTATGTGTCAGCATTACGGGACGGGAGCTGGAAGAAAATTCAGTCCAAGGAGCTCGTTCCCGGCGATATCGTGAAATTTACAAGCGGCGACCGGATTGGCGCGGATGTACGAATCGTTGAAGCGAAGAGCCTTGAAATTGAAGAATCGGCGCTGACCGGGGAATCAATTCCGGTTGTCAAACAAGCTGATAAGCTGAGAAAGCCGGATGTTTCTTTAGGCGATATCAATAATATGGCGTTTATGGGTACGATCGTGACGCGCGGCAGCGGTGTCGGCGTCGTCGTCGGTACAGGAATGAATACGGCAATGGGGAAAATCGCCGATATGCTGGAATCCGCAGGCAACCTTTCAACACCGCTGCAGCGAAGACTTGAAGAGCTCGGCAAAATTTTAATTATCATCGCGCTGCTTTTGACGGTATTGGTCGTTGCAGTCGGCGTTTTACAGGGACATGAGCTTTACAGTATGTTTTTGGCCGGGGTGTCATTGGCGGTCGCCGCGATTCCGGAAGGGCTTCCCGCTATTGTCACGGTGGCGTTATCAATCGGCGTCCAGCGCATGATTAAACAAAAATCAATTGTCAGAAAGCTCCCGGCAGTTGAAACATTGGGATGCGCCTCTGTCATTTGTTCTGACAAAACTGGCACGCTGACACAAAACAAAATGACCGTCACCCATATGTGGTCAGGCGGAAAAACATTTAAAGTGTCAGGCATCGGCTATGAGCCAGCGGGTGAGTTCACGTGTGATGAGCGGGAAATCAAGCCGAAAGATGAGAAGATTCTTGAACAGATGCTGGTGTTCGGCGCATTATGCAATACGTCAGAAATTGAACTGAAAGACGGCCATTATGTGCTTGACGGCGATCCGACAGAAGGTGCGCTGCTGACGGCTGCGAGAAAAGGCGGCTATTCAAACGACTGGCTCAGTGAACAATACCGGGTGGTTGCCGAGTTTCCGTTTGACTCCGTCCGCAAAATGATGACCGTCATCGTAGAAGATAAAGAAAAAAAGCAGTTCGTCATCACCAAAGGAGCGCCCGATGTGCTGATTGACCGTTCGTCACATATGATGCACGGCGGCAGAAGCGCGCCTTTTTCAGGAGAAATGAAAACAGAAACAGAAACGATTCTGAAAGAGCTGGCATCGCAAGCCCTCCGGACGATCGCGATTGCTTATAAACCGCTTAAGTCCGGCGAAAAGCCGACAATGGAGCAGGCGGAAAAAAATCTGACGATGCTCGGTTTGTCAGGCATGATTGATCCGCCGCGTCCGGAGGTCAGACAGGCCATTAAAGAATGCCGTGAAGCAGGCATTAAAACGGTAATGATTACAGGTGATCACGTCGAAACGGCAAAGGCCATTGCAAAAGATTTGCGGCTTCTTCCGAAAAAAGGACGTGTGATGGACGGCAAGACGCTGAATAAGCTTTCGGAGAAAGAGCTTATCGAGACGGTTGATGATGTCTACGTATTCGCCCGCGTGTCACCTGAACATAAATTGAAAATCGTCAAAGCGTTCCAGGAAAACGGACACGTCGTCGCTATGACGGGTGACGGGGTAAATGACGCGCCGGCCATAAAGCAGGCTGATATCGGCGTTGCCATGGGCGTGACGGGAACGGATGTGGCGAAGGAAGCCTCCTCTCTCATTCTTGTAGATGATAACTTCGCCACAATTAAATCAGCCATAAAAGAGGGGAGAAATATCTATGAAAATATAAGAAAATTCGTCCGGTATTTGCTCGCCTCCAACGTCGGTGAAATTTTAGTCATGCTGTTTGCGATGCTTCTCGCTCTGCCGTTGCCGCTCGTTCCGATTCAGATCTTGTGGGTGAACTTAGTCACTGACGGGCTGCCGGCGATGGCGCTCGGTATGGATCAGCCGGAAGATGACCTGATGAGGCGGAAGCCGCGGCATCCGAAAGAAGGGGTATTTGCGAGAAAACTGGGCTGGAAAGTCGTCTCAAGAGGGTTTTTGATAGGAGCCGCAACCATTTTAGCGTTTATCATCGTCTATCACCGCAACCCTGAAAATCTGCCGTATGCACAGACCGTCGCATTCGCGACTCTTGTCCTGGCTCAGCTTATACACGTGTTTGACTGCCGGAGCGAAACATCTGTTTTTTCCCGGAATCCGTTTGAAAATATCTATCTGCTCGGCGCCATCGTTTCTTCTATTTTCCTGATGGTCATCGTCATCTATTATCCGCCGCTGCAGCCTATTTTCAAAACAGTGCCGATTACGCCGGGCGATTGGATGCTTATTGTCGGTATGTCGGGCATACCTACTTTTTTGCTGGCGGGTTCACTTTTGACAAGAAAAAAATAA
- the coaBC gene encoding bifunctional phosphopantothenoylcysteine decarboxylase/phosphopantothenate--cysteine ligase CoaBC — MKNRNILLCVSGGIAVYKASALTSKLVQAGANVKVIMTESAREFVSPLTFQALSRNEVYTDTFKEQNPKVISHIDAADWADLIIVAPATANVIGKLANGIADDMLTTTVLAAEAPVWVAPAMNVHMYDHPAVKRNISVLYQDGVRFIEPSEGYLACGYVGKGRLEEPELIVERVREHFKEPEDDAPLKGKHIVITAGPTREAVDPVRFFTNKSTGKMGYAAAEAAVRLGARVTLISGPVSLEPPRGLYQFLPVQSAADMREAVLSVFDSCDIVIKTAAVADFTPASVSDHKMKKKDGSLVIEFNRTADILKELGERKTHQLLVGFAAETQDVERYARRKLEQKNLDMIVANDVKAEGAGFGTDTNVVTFYFRDGRKRELALMSKLDVSFEMLKEMTALKAEDQKPV; from the coding sequence ATGAAAAACCGAAACATTCTGCTATGCGTCAGCGGAGGGATTGCCGTTTATAAAGCTTCTGCGCTTACGAGCAAACTGGTTCAGGCCGGTGCGAACGTAAAAGTGATTATGACTGAGTCCGCGCGTGAGTTTGTTTCTCCGCTGACATTTCAGGCGCTGAGCCGGAATGAAGTGTATACAGATACATTTAAAGAACAAAATCCGAAAGTTATTTCGCATATAGATGCCGCTGACTGGGCGGATTTAATTATTGTCGCGCCCGCTACGGCAAACGTCATCGGCAAGCTTGCCAACGGAATTGCTGACGATATGCTCACAACGACGGTGCTGGCAGCGGAGGCCCCGGTCTGGGTGGCGCCTGCGATGAATGTCCATATGTATGATCATCCGGCGGTGAAGCGGAACATCTCCGTGCTTTATCAGGACGGCGTCCGCTTTATCGAGCCGAGTGAAGGCTATTTGGCATGCGGATATGTCGGCAAAGGAAGATTAGAGGAGCCGGAGCTTATTGTTGAGCGTGTCAGAGAGCATTTTAAGGAACCTGAAGACGATGCGCCGCTGAAAGGAAAACATATTGTCATTACGGCTGGCCCGACGCGCGAAGCCGTGGACCCCGTCCGCTTTTTCACAAATAAATCCACCGGCAAAATGGGCTATGCCGCTGCCGAAGCTGCCGTCCGTCTCGGTGCGCGGGTGACGCTGATTTCAGGCCCTGTGTCATTAGAGCCGCCTCGGGGGCTGTATCAGTTCCTTCCCGTGCAATCAGCAGCAGATATGAGAGAAGCCGTGCTTTCTGTGTTTGATTCATGCGACATCGTGATTAAGACGGCGGCAGTGGCCGATTTTACGCCGGCGTCTGTTTCTGATCACAAAATGAAGAAGAAAGACGGTTCACTCGTGATCGAATTCAACCGTACGGCAGACATACTGAAAGAACTGGGCGAACGGAAAACACACCAGCTTCTGGTCGGATTCGCGGCTGAAACGCAAGACGTCGAACGCTATGCGCGCAGAAAACTCGAACAGAAAAACCTTGATATGATCGTTGCGAATGATGTGAAAGCCGAAGGAGCGGGGTTTGGCACAGATACGAATGTCGTCACCTTCTATTTCCGGGACGGAAGAAAACGGGAGCTTGCGCTTATGTCTAAACTTGACGTTTCCTTTGAAATGCTGAAGGAAATGACCGCTTTGAAAGCAGAGGACCAAAAACCCGTATGA
- a CDS encoding NFACT family protein, with translation MSFDGMFTYGMTHELNSRIAGGRITRIHQPFKHDVIFHIRANGKNHKLLLSAHPSYSRVHMTNQAYENPSEPPMFCMLLRKHIEGGFIEKIEQAGLDRIMIFRIKSRNEIGDETVRTLYVEIMGRHSNIILTDGEGAIIDGLKHLSPSMNSYRTVLPGYDYKLPPAQEKISPLAADEEDILRYLSFQEGRLDQQIVRHFSGVSPLFAKEAVHRAGLANKITLPKTLTDMFHAVKDCRFTPNITTAAGKEYFYLLSLTHVNGEERTFHSLSELLDRFYFGKAERDRVKQQAQDLERFVANERKKNANKIKKLEKTLDYSENAKEFQLYGELLTANLYMLKKGDKEANVINYYDEESPTVAIPLNPNKTPSENAQMYFTKYQKAKNSVEVVKEQIRLAEEEIAYFDQLIQQLSSASTKDIHEIREELVEGKYLRPKQQRGQKKQKQHVPVLEQYESSQGLTILVGKNNKQNEYLTTKAAARDDVWFHTKDIPGSHVVIKSSDPDEQSILEAATIAAYFSKAKDSGSVPVDYTKIRHVKKPNGAKPGFVTYDSQHTVFVTPDADLVIRLKK, from the coding sequence ATGTCTTTTGATGGTATGTTTACATACGGAATGACACATGAATTAAACAGCCGGATCGCCGGAGGCCGGATTACGAGAATCCATCAGCCTTTTAAGCACGATGTGATATTCCATATCCGCGCTAACGGAAAAAACCATAAATTATTATTATCGGCGCATCCGAGCTATTCACGGGTGCACATGACGAACCAGGCGTATGAAAATCCGAGCGAGCCCCCAATGTTTTGTATGCTGCTCAGAAAGCATATAGAAGGCGGATTTATTGAGAAAATAGAACAGGCCGGATTAGACCGGATTATGATATTCCGCATAAAAAGCAGAAATGAAATCGGTGACGAGACCGTAAGAACGCTGTATGTTGAAATTATGGGGCGGCACAGCAATATTATTCTGACTGACGGAGAAGGAGCCATCATCGACGGGCTGAAGCATTTATCTCCATCGATGAACAGCTACCGGACCGTTCTGCCGGGCTATGATTACAAGCTCCCTCCCGCTCAGGAAAAAATTTCGCCGCTGGCCGCGGACGAAGAGGACATTTTGCGTTATCTCAGTTTTCAGGAAGGACGGCTTGACCAGCAGATTGTCAGACATTTCTCCGGAGTTTCTCCGCTGTTTGCAAAAGAAGCCGTTCACAGAGCGGGCCTCGCGAACAAAATAACGCTGCCGAAGACGCTGACAGACATGTTCCATGCCGTAAAGGATTGCAGGTTTACACCGAACATTACGACAGCCGCCGGGAAGGAATACTTTTATCTTCTGTCTCTCACGCACGTAAATGGAGAGGAGCGCACCTTTCACTCACTGAGTGAACTGTTGGACCGGTTTTATTTCGGCAAAGCGGAGCGCGACCGCGTCAAACAGCAGGCTCAGGATCTCGAGCGTTTTGTCGCAAATGAACGGAAAAAGAACGCCAATAAGATTAAAAAGCTGGAAAAGACGCTGGACTACTCAGAGAACGCGAAAGAATTTCAGTTATACGGCGAACTGCTGACGGCGAATTTGTATATGCTGAAAAAAGGTGACAAAGAAGCGAATGTCATCAATTATTATGATGAAGAGAGTCCGACGGTGGCCATCCCTTTAAATCCGAACAAAACACCGTCAGAAAACGCGCAGATGTATTTTACAAAGTATCAAAAAGCGAAAAATTCCGTTGAGGTTGTAAAAGAACAGATCCGTCTGGCCGAGGAGGAAATCGCTTATTTCGACCAGCTGATTCAGCAGCTTTCCTCCGCTTCCACAAAGGATATTCACGAAATAAGAGAGGAGCTTGTTGAAGGCAAATATCTGCGTCCGAAACAGCAGAGAGGACAGAAAAAACAGAAACAGCACGTTCCTGTTTTGGAGCAGTATGAATCTTCACAGGGATTGACGATCCTGGTCGGCAAAAACAATAAACAAAATGAGTATTTAACGACAAAAGCCGCCGCAAGGGATGATGTATGGTTCCACACGAAAGACATACCGGGATCCCACGTTGTGATTAAAAGCAGCGATCCCGATGAACAATCCATATTGGAAGCAGCTACGATCGCCGCTTATTTTTCCAAGGCGAAAGATTCCGGCTCCGTGCCTGTTGATTATACAAAAATCAGACATGTGAAAAAGCCAAACGGCGCAAAACCCGGATTTGTCACCTATGACAGCCAGCATACCGTATTTGTCACACCTGATGCCGACCTTGTCATACGGCTGAAAAAATAA